A segment of the Lolium perenne isolate Kyuss_39 chromosome 3, Kyuss_2.0, whole genome shotgun sequence genome:
ACAAAGATCCAACATGATCAAATCAAGAAGCTACCAACAGGGGAGAAGAGTACGTGCTAGTGCATAGCAGTCATGAACTACCGTACCGTTCAGAATCAACGCTCCGAGGCTTGTCAAAGATCTGACCTCGTCGATCTTTGTCAACTTATTTTTGCCAGCATTCAGTACCTGCATAGTCAGGGATAAGGAAAACTCCTGAGTATTATAAGCCAACCGGTGAGCTAAGGTTCAGTGCTGGATTCACGGTAAATGAAAACGACGGGTTGGGACAGTATCTCGCCTGCAGGTTTGAGAGGACTTCCACACCTTTCAGGCTCACGAGCTTGTTCTCGATAACCGAAAGCCACTTCAGGTTGGTGCAGGAGGACAGACCCTTCAACATGTAAGATATGGTTATAGGTGACGATCGGAAGACACGCACACCGAGGGTCAAATGATAACAACCGCTGGAGGTACCGTTGCAGAAAACAAGCTTAACCAAGTATATATCTATCTTCCAGAAGCCACAATCTCTAGCCAAATCCTAATTCGAACGCGTGATGGAATTAGCTTACTTTGGCGCCGTTTTACAGCACCTTGGCTGTTAGAGTACCGTTGCTTGCGATGATATTTTCAGACAATAATAACAGTGTTAGCAGATATCCATTCCTATAAACAACAGAAAAGGAAGCTTGCATCTTTCCAAAGGGGTGACATGTCAGCAATCTACATCGAGGATGCTGTACTTCTCAGGAACATGGTGTTGCTGTCCATTGAGCAGCGTGGCAATGATAGTAATAATACATGTAATGCGTACCTCGAGCGTGACGAGGCAGTTGTGGCCGAGGTCGAGGCGCTCCAGGTTCTTGAAGTTCCCCAGGCACGACACCTGCGCACCCACGACACAGCACGGCAACAAGATTAGATGAGCAAGCGGCCGGGACAAAGCAGGAAGCTTAGCCGAGTAGAAGAAAGGGGGGAGCTAAGCTCCCGCTCTACGTACGTCGGAGAAGGAGCGGTGGGACAGGTCGAGGAACGTGGCCAGGCACCCGGCGGGCGCCGCCTCCCTCGCCGTCTGCTCCAGCGTCAGCCGCGTCATggctccctccgccgccgccgccgcccaaacCCTCTCTGCCCGCCTCGAGATGGAGATGCCCTAGAAGTCCAAATCGAAGGAGGCCTTGATTACTTACAGGTGGGCCCGGCCCACCAACATGACAGGGCCCACGAGCCAGCGTCGCATCGATAACACGACTCGGCTTCGTGACTCCGTCGGTCAGAGAGAGcggaaaggaggaggaggaggagacggcaACAGGTGCTCGCCGGGGAGATttcgcgccgccgcccgccccctCGCCGGAGATGGCGATGACCGTGGAAGGTGAGCGATCCCTTCCGCTCCTCTCTCGACCCAGCTTGTTCGATCgatccccgcgccgccgccgtttgAGCTCGAATTCGGGGGTTGCCGCGGCGATCGAGGGGATCGGCCGCGCTAGGGTTCCCGCGGGTGACGAATTGGCGGGTGGCTTTCGCGGATTAGGGGTGCGCGGAGCTCCGGTTGGCTGTGAATTGCGCGCTGTATGGTCAGGAGCTCTGGTGCTGCGCTGCCCTGTGggagaggctgacatcgggggaaCTAGTTAGGGGATAGTGCTGGGAGCTAGTCTCGGGGATCATGATTTGCCCTGAGAAACCGTGTCGCGTTCGTGGGAATCCAGAGCGGGTTATGTGCATGATGTTTGTGTGCTGATGTTGGGTCTTGTGTGTTGCCAAAAAACTTCGGTATGTCTACAACAAGTCCGTATTGCATGTATATCCTTCAGTATTGGTTGCTTCGGTCGTAGCTTTTCAAACAGAGTAAAGCGGTACCTGGAAATTCCGCCTTTGCCATATGGATTGTTCTTTCAGCCAGTAGGCTCATTACTGAGCTCCTCCTAAGATGACATAAACTCTGACCTTGAGAATGCTAGTAGGCTGTTTGTAAGCTCTAAATGCGGGCTATAGCAATTTAATTCTGACCTTGTTTGGAATAAGTTTAGGACAGATCTTGGTGTGGTAATATGCAATGCTCACCTTATGAAACAGTTTGAGATATGTTTATGAATAAGTTTGATAGATACGTACGCACTTTCTTGGAAATTGATGTTGAGGCCATGCTGAGGACACACGACCTTGCTTAGCCGGAAAAGTCAAAGATTTCGATTAATCAAAGAATAAATAATTCCTAGCACCGGAAATGCTGAGTAAAATTGTATATTTGTTTTGCGTCTACCTCATGTGTAATAAGCAACTATTAATACCTTTAGAGGGTCTCTATCTATAATAGTGAGAGAGGGTTCAATTAAATTCAAATACAATATGGCTAATCCATTTCATGACTTATTGTCCTGTAATGAACGACTAACCACCTGCTGACACAATCCAGTTACACTCATGCACTCTGAGTATTTCGAAATATATATCTTTGTGCTCCTTCAAATTGCTTCAAGTACTTGACTAACTTGTATGTTCCTTGTTTTCTTTTGCTTTCGTCCATTGTGCTGGGTCATTGCTGTCAACTTACTCTTGGACGCGTTTATTTACAGTGTAAGTTCATGATCAAAATGTTTCTAGCTATTGTTTGGCATTTGAACAAGTGTCACCTGATTAATTTCTGCTGTTACAGGCTCGCTGGACTTGCGTGTATGTTCTCCACGAGCATTCTTTTGCAAATCCTGGTAAGCTATGTTCACTGGTCTATAGCTGTATCTTATACTCTCTTATAACTGAGGTAGGTTTATGAAGCTTATACAGTAGCAATCACTAACACTGTTCTACTCAATGGGTGATTCCGTAATTTTGAGGAGTGGGAACCCGGCAGTTTTATTTCACATCTCGTTTCTACAACTCATCATGCCCGTTAGTAAAAAGCAGAGTAATATTCTGGTATAGTTGCTGGTCAAGGTTACAGTAGAAGCATAATATTCAGTTAGGAGCTGCACATGCTTATCAGGCATAGTTGATGCACCCAAAGATTGTTTCGAATGTATTTACCTTCAATCCTACTATTTTTCCAAGAACGATCAATCACCTATTGTAATGACCTGCAATCCTATTATAGTATTTTCGCATGAAGACTAAAGAGCAGCATAGGATTTCCATGCTCTTGTTATCTGACCAAGTTATTACTATTTCTTGATCAAActtacagtagaagcatcatgttCAGTTAGGTGCTGCACATGCTGGTTAGGCTTAGTTGATGGCTTGATGCACACAAAGATTGCTCTGACACCTGCAATCCTACTACAGTATTTCTATATGAAGATCAAAGAAGCAGCATTACATTGCCACGCTCTTGTTATCTGACCAAGCTGTTACTATTTCTGGATTCCCTGATTCTTATCTTCGTGGTGCAGGCATGTGCTTTGTACAACAACTGGTGGCCTATGTTAGCAGGTGACTGTTTATTTTGATATCCTCCCCAATCACCGTGACAAGTCCCTGTGGCCTTTCTGCTGACGTTCTTATACCTGTGCTGCAGCACTCATGTACATCATTGTGCCCATGCCATGCCTGTTCTTCGGTGATGGATCCACACGGTTCTTGAGTAGCGGAGAGGGTGGAGCGTAAGTTGTAAATTTGATGATGTTCTTTCGTTCAGAGAAGTAGTAAACTATAACGTGCACATTGGCACAGATACACATAATAGGCAAGCCATCACTTAGGATACACATTCATGCATTTGCTATCACAAAGGTGGTGAACTGTAAAATCATGCGTATTGGCACAGATACGCATAATAGGCAAGCCATCACTTAGGATACCCATCCATGCATTTACTATCAGAACAGCGGCAATCAGGCTGGGCGTCTCATATTTCAGGTGGATCAACGCTGCAAAGTTTCTGACTGGCGCGTCTGCCATGGGAAGCCTCGCCATCCCCGCGATCCTGAGGCACGCTGGCCTGATCGAGACCGGGGCCATGTTCATCGAGTTCACGTCCTTCTTCATCCTCGTGTGCACTGTGCTGTGTTTCCACAGGGCCACCCTGGAGGAAGAATGGTAGAGCCGTGATACTGCAAGGAGTAGCAACCCCAGAAGAAGAAAGAATTCCCTCTGTGGGATCTAACGTGGACCTGTGTACAAAGAAGCATGTTCAAAGTGCATGACTACTCTATTTGTGTATTATTGTGCACGTTCTCGAGATCTGTAATCTAGTGGCGGCGATGCTGCTGTCTTAATTAGCCTTTTTCTTGTGGATGTATCCTTTGCCGACCCGACCGTGTGAAACATACATGAGATCTGCTGCTGTTGACACATACTGTTTCTCTTTGGTTGGCTTCGCCACTTGCGCACTCGGAGCCAGGTGAGAAGGTTTGTTTACATTCTGCACTTAATTCCATGTTACCCAGTCATGTGTGCCCCATTCCATTTGGTTGTTTATCATGTGCGTGATCTGTTTTCGGACTATCGCAGATCTCTAGTCGACACTATAAACCAACCAGAGCTGTACAAAAGGTACAGCTGGAGTTTGGATGCGTCTAGTTCTCCATTTTCTGCCATCTGTCATTATTAAATAATAATAACAATACAAGAGGAACAACACAGTTTTGGCCGAGTGGTTCTTCCTTTACTTTCAGCCAATTCACTCATAAAATTTCTTTATTGGGAAAAAATATTTTTAAGAACTATTTTTTTATATCCAAGTAAAATCATGTGTAATCTAGGAACACATAATTCTTTTTTCTAGCATCTTCACCTTGAATTGCGACTGTTATTTCTGTACTGAAAAACTGAAGAATGGTTGTGTTTACCATGATATTACAACAGAACAAGGATCTGAGCGGAAAATGGACACAAGTGGAAATAAATAAATGATTAGACGTCCTCATCGAATCTTCCTTTTCCAGAAAATTTCTGTGACAAGGACTTGTGAACATCTTTGGGCCGTCCTAAGCAGTGTCGTGACCTATGTCGCCTGCTTAAAGTCTATACAAAGCCTTCTCATCTCACAAGACATTCTACCTTCACTCCCCAGTCCCCATGGCCCAAGCTtgggccttcttcctcctcgccctcttctccttctcctcgtaTGTGTCCAGGCTCTTCATCTGCGGCAGGAATGGCGAGGGAGGATCCTTCCTCTGCGCGCGGTCTCCTGAGCCAGAGCTCCCCTCCATTGCCAGCGAGAGGTACCGGACCGCCTACCACTTCCAGCccctcaagaactggatgaacggtATGTTTCCTCTCTGCCTTTTGCCACTCTGCTTCGCTGCTGTTTGTGACCAATCACAGTCTCTCTGATCTGATGTGCTTTTCTTGTTCTGCCCAGATGGA
Coding sequences within it:
- the LOC127346046 gene encoding vacuolar protein sorting-associated protein 55 homolog, translating into MFSTSILLQILACALYNNWWPMLAALMYIIVPMPCLFFGDGSTRFLSSGEGGAWINAAKFLTGASAMGSLAIPAILRHAGLIETGAMFIEFTSFFILVCTVLCFHRATLEEEW